A genomic stretch from Erigeron canadensis isolate Cc75 chromosome 9, C_canadensis_v1, whole genome shotgun sequence includes:
- the LOC122582283 gene encoding putative cyclin-D6-1 translates to MDFLFDLENPLISFKEHQSDIVPTLFSDECVLFVDNFPAKFRRDGLMVISKFCENLDPLVSYLAVNYMDRFISTQKVINQEKPWMVGLVAITCLSLAAKMRNSSIDISNLSGYQRMVYDAKLIGRMEVLILTCLKWRMRSITPFSFICYFLSLLKLKDMTFLSQAIKERASRIILKSSYEIKLLEFRPSVIAASALLHASQDLVPRQHSHIRAAISTCKYLNNENVEDCLCIMQEMGFDSSESISVLDYQCPSSESDSSTSIKKRRLDDVF, encoded by the exons atggATTTCTTGTTTGATCTAGAAAACCCATTAATAAGCTTCAAAGAACATCAATCCGACATCGTACCAACTTTGTTTTCCGATGAATGTGTTCTCTTTGTTGACAATTTTCCCGCCAAATTTCGTCGTGATGGGTTGATGGTTATTTCAAAG TTTTGTGAAAATTTGGATCCTTTAGTGAGTTATCTTGCGGTTAATTATATGGATCGATTTATCTCCACTCAAAAAGTTATA AATCAGGAGAAGCCTTGGATGGTTGGACTTGTAGCGATTACATGTCTTTCTCTAGCAGCAAAAATGAGGAATTCCAGTATAGATATCTCTAACTTATCG GGATATCAACGTATGGTTTACGACGCAAAGTTGATTGGTAGAATGGAGGTTTTGATTCTTACCTGTCTGAAATGGCGAATGCGATCAATTACACCTTTTTCATTCATCTGTTACTTCCTATCGTTGCTTAAGCTTAAGGATATGACGTTTTTATCACAAGCTATCAAAGAGAGAGCTTCAAGGATTATATTGAAATCTTCCTATG AAATCAAGTTGTTAGAATTCAGACCATCAGTAATTGCAGCATCTGCTCTTCTTCATGCATCTCAAGATCTAGTTCCCCGTCAACATTCTCATATCAGAGCTGCAATTTCTACttgtaaatatctaaacaat GAAAATGTGGAGGATTGTTTATGCATAATGCAGGAAATGGGATTCGATTCAAGTGAGTCGATTAGTGTTCTTGACTACCAATGTCCAAGCAGTGAAAGTGACAGTAGTACAAGCATCAAAAAGAGAAGATTGGATGACGTGTTTTAG